A section of the bacterium genome encodes:
- a CDS encoding sugar kinase encodes MSLLVIGSIALDTVKTPKGELKEGLGGSATYFTIAASKFTNVSIVGVVGEDFPKEYIELLRNCGANLDGLKVMSGKTFRWHGVYEDEFGDPKTLLTELNVFEKFKPELPNHYKDLPFVFLANIHPALQLEVAKQMRKPKLIAADTIECWIKNEPDALREVISSVDMFFLNEAELRMITGEKSPLLGAEKLLSLGPKWIMLKRGVFGSMLIGKNGMFMLPAYPTTNVVDPTGAGDSFAGGMMGFIARVGDISFDTMKKAVAYGTIMGSFCVEGFSINRLVEVNQEMIKERLTELANMTRL; translated from the coding sequence ATGAGTCTTCTTGTCATTGGTTCTATAGCGCTGGATACCGTAAAAACTCCAAAAGGAGAGCTTAAAGAAGGACTCGGTGGTTCTGCAACATACTTTACTATCGCGGCGAGCAAGTTCACCAATGTTAGTATTGTGGGAGTTGTCGGCGAGGATTTCCCAAAGGAATACATAGAACTCTTACGGAATTGTGGTGCAAATCTTGATGGTTTAAAAGTTATGTCTGGTAAAACATTTCGGTGGCACGGAGTTTATGAGGACGAGTTTGGCGATCCGAAAACTCTGCTTACCGAGCTTAATGTATTTGAAAAGTTCAAACCTGAATTGCCCAACCACTACAAAGACCTGCCTTTCGTGTTCTTAGCAAACATTCACCCTGCGCTCCAGCTTGAGGTGGCAAAACAAATGCGCAAACCAAAATTAATTGCTGCGGATACGATAGAGTGCTGGATAAAAAATGAACCGGATGCGCTTAGGGAAGTTATCTCCAGCGTGGACATGTTCTTTCTGAACGAGGCTGAATTAAGAATGATAACCGGGGAAAAATCGCCGCTTTTAGGCGCTGAAAAGCTTTTGTCGCTTGGTCCAAAATGGATAATGTTGAAGCGCGGTGTTTTCGGCTCTATGCTTATTGGGAAAAACGGCATGTTCATGCTGCCTGCATACCCAACGACAAATGTTGTCGACCCCACAGGAGCGGGAGATTCATTTGCAGGTGGGATGATGGGGTTCATCGCACGAGTTGGGGATATCTCGTTCGATACCATGAAAAAGGCGGTCGCGTACGGAACTATTATGGGCAGTTTCTGCGTCGAG